The Stappia sp. genome window below encodes:
- a CDS encoding DUF2237 domain-containing protein — protein MASDVIPHPAPRNVLGGALRSCCLAPRTGFFRDGLCRTDDRDRGRHVICAQMTEAFLAFTRARGNDLSTPRPEFAFPGLAPGDRWCLCALRWREALEADVAPPVILEACDAHALDYVPLEILRQHAIEATQ, from the coding sequence ATGGCAAGCGACGTCATTCCGCATCCCGCCCCGCGCAACGTCCTCGGCGGCGCGCTGCGCAGCTGCTGCCTTGCCCCGCGTACCGGCTTCTTTCGCGACGGCCTGTGCCGCACGGACGACCGCGACCGGGGGCGACATGTGATCTGCGCGCAGATGACCGAGGCGTTCCTGGCCTTCACCCGGGCGCGCGGCAACGACCTGTCGACGCCGCGTCCGGAGTTCGCGTTTCCCGGCCTCGCTCCCGGCGACCGCTGGTGCCTGTGCGCGCTGCGCTGGCGCGAAGCGCTCGAGGCGGACGTGGCGCCGCCGGTCATTCTCGAGGCTTGCGACGCCCATGCGTTGGACTACGTTCCCCTTGAGATCCTTCGCCAGCACGCAATCGAGGCCACGCAGTGA
- a CDS encoding protein-glutamate O-methyltransferase CheR gives MIASQFEFLKQYLKANSGLVLSNEKQYLVESRLLPVARRHGLASLGDLIQAMQRPGARQIATDVVEAMTTNESFFFRDATPFKHFREVMLPAMLKARADRRAVRIWCAAASTGQEPYSLAICLKEEAQKIGGFRFEIIGTDLSGEVLDKARGGIYSQFEVQRGLPIQMLLKYFTQKGDLWQINPELRSMVQWRKLNLLESFSSLGTFDIVFCRNVLIYFDQPTKVDVLQRVSRQMAGDGYLVLGAAETVVGLTDAFRPVPEHRGLYQTTAGASTAGLTRSRFTVAAG, from the coding sequence GTGATTGCGTCCCAGTTCGAGTTTCTCAAGCAGTACCTGAAGGCCAATTCCGGGCTCGTGCTCAGCAACGAGAAGCAGTATCTCGTCGAGAGCCGGCTGCTTCCGGTCGCGCGCCGGCACGGTCTCGCCAGCCTCGGGGATCTGATCCAGGCGATGCAGCGCCCCGGCGCGCGGCAGATCGCGACGGATGTGGTCGAGGCGATGACGACGAACGAGTCGTTCTTCTTCCGCGACGCCACGCCGTTCAAGCATTTCCGCGAGGTGATGCTGCCGGCCATGCTCAAGGCCCGCGCCGACCGGCGCGCGGTGCGCATCTGGTGCGCCGCCGCCTCCACCGGCCAGGAGCCCTATTCGCTGGCGATCTGTCTCAAGGAGGAAGCGCAGAAGATCGGCGGCTTCCGCTTCGAGATCATCGGCACGGATCTCTCCGGCGAGGTGCTCGACAAGGCCCGCGGCGGCATCTACTCGCAGTTCGAGGTGCAGCGCGGCCTGCCGATCCAGATGCTGCTCAAGTACTTCACCCAGAAGGGCGATCTCTGGCAGATCAATCCCGAACTGCGGTCGATGGTGCAGTGGCGCAAGCTGAACCTGCTGGAGAGCTTCTCGTCGCTCGGCACCTTCGACATCGTGTTCTGCCGCAACGTGCTGATCTACTTCGACCAGCCGACCAAGGTGGATGTGCTGCAGCGGGTGTCGCGCCAGATGGCCGGCGACGGCTATCTGGTGCTCGGCGCGGCGGAAACGGTGGTCGGCCTCACCGATGCCTTCCGCCCGGTGCCCGAGCATCGCGGCCTCTACCAGACGACGGCCGGCGCGTCGACGGCCGGTCTGACGCGCTCGCGCTTCACCGTCGCGGCCGGCTGA
- a CDS encoding hybrid sensor histidine kinase/response regulator, producing the protein MDDLLSEFLTETNESLDVVDVELVKFEQEPNNAKILDNVFRLVHTIKGTCGFLGLPRLEALAHAAETLMGKFRDGAPVTGEAVTLILNSIDRIKDILADLEAQGGAEPEGSDLDLISELERMSLAAEAHADGSDEATAEAEADDGMAHGDLVDQTLERPLRPGEVSLDELERAFREAEVEVELPAEAEAEADADEPAAQTPAAALAEQAKAKARDAAAGKTQDKGQAAASGEKKASVSSQSIRVAVETLEDLMTMVSELVLTRNQLLEIVRRHEDSEFKVPLQRLSNVTAELQEGVMKTRMQPIGNAWQKLPRIVRDLSQELDKPIELEMLGAETELDRQVLELIKDPLTHMIRNSADHGLEMPADRRAVGKPEKGTITLSAYHEGGHIIIEVRDDGRGIDVDRVKAKCIERGLATEAELEKMTDQQIHKYIFHAGFSTAANVTSVSGRGVGMDVVRNNVELIGGSIDLRSVSGKGSSFIIKIPLTLAIVSALIVEAGGDRFAIPQLSVVELVRVQNDSEPCIERIKDTPVLRLRNKLLPLVQMSHLLGVNPDVAEASVDSDTGFIVVMQVGSQTFGVVVDAVFHTEEIVVKPMSTMLRNLTMFSGNTILGDGAVIMIIDPNGVAAAMASHASSMVAEEERKEQEEAITAALDGQSTVSMLLFRAGSAEPKAVPLSLVTRLEEFDVASIEHSNGRDLVQYRGALMPLVYIDPAQTRRAEGTQPMLVFSDAGRSMGLVVDEIVDIVEDRMNIEVGSDRPGVLGSAVIKERATEVIDLGYFLPQAFEDWFMRKEMDIAALTKKVLLVDDSAFFRNMLTPVLKAAGYDVTAVHSAAQAFELLENGDTFHAVVSDIEMPEINGFEFCEALRRDPRFRKLPILALSAVVSPASIERGRQAGFDDYVAKFDRPGLIASLKDMFSGEVEIAA; encoded by the coding sequence ATGGACGACTTGCTTAGCGAGTTCCTGACAGAAACGAACGAGAGCCTCGATGTCGTCGACGTCGAACTCGTGAAGTTCGAACAGGAACCGAACAACGCGAAAATTCTCGATAACGTTTTCCGGTTGGTGCACACCATCAAGGGAACGTGCGGGTTTCTCGGCCTGCCGCGCCTGGAGGCGCTCGCCCATGCCGCCGAGACGCTGATGGGCAAGTTCCGGGACGGCGCGCCGGTCACCGGCGAGGCCGTCACGCTGATCCTGAACTCGATCGACCGGATCAAGGACATCCTGGCCGATCTCGAGGCGCAGGGCGGCGCGGAGCCGGAAGGCAGCGACCTGGACCTCATCTCCGAACTGGAGCGCATGTCGCTGGCCGCCGAAGCGCATGCCGACGGATCCGACGAGGCCACCGCCGAGGCGGAGGCCGACGACGGCATGGCGCACGGCGATCTGGTCGACCAGACGCTGGAACGCCCGCTGCGCCCCGGCGAGGTGTCGCTCGACGAGCTGGAACGCGCCTTCCGCGAGGCGGAAGTCGAGGTCGAACTGCCGGCCGAGGCGGAGGCCGAGGCCGACGCGGACGAGCCGGCCGCCCAGACGCCTGCGGCGGCGCTCGCCGAGCAGGCCAAGGCGAAGGCCCGGGACGCCGCCGCCGGCAAGACGCAGGACAAGGGCCAGGCGGCCGCGTCCGGCGAGAAGAAGGCGTCGGTGTCCAGCCAGTCGATCCGGGTCGCGGTCGAGACGCTGGAAGACCTCATGACGATGGTCTCCGAGCTCGTGCTGACCCGCAACCAGCTGCTCGAGATCGTGCGCCGCCACGAGGATTCCGAATTCAAGGTGCCGCTGCAGCGTCTATCCAACGTGACGGCGGAACTGCAGGAAGGCGTCATGAAGACGCGGATGCAGCCGATCGGCAACGCCTGGCAGAAGCTGCCGCGCATCGTGCGCGATCTCAGCCAGGAACTCGACAAGCCGATCGAGCTCGAGATGCTCGGCGCCGAGACGGAACTCGACCGTCAGGTGCTGGAGTTGATCAAGGATCCGCTGACGCACATGATCCGCAACTCGGCCGACCACGGGCTCGAGATGCCGGCCGACCGGCGCGCCGTCGGCAAGCCGGAAAAGGGCACGATCACCCTGTCGGCCTATCATGAGGGCGGGCACATCATCATCGAGGTGCGCGACGACGGCCGCGGGATCGATGTCGACCGGGTCAAGGCCAAGTGCATCGAACGCGGGCTCGCCACCGAGGCCGAACTGGAGAAGATGACGGATCAGCAGATCCACAAGTACATCTTCCACGCCGGCTTCTCCACGGCCGCCAACGTCACCTCGGTCTCGGGCCGCGGCGTGGGCATGGACGTGGTGCGCAACAACGTCGAGCTGATCGGCGGGTCCATCGACCTGCGCTCGGTGTCCGGCAAGGGCTCGAGCTTCATCATCAAGATTCCGCTGACGCTGGCGATCGTCTCGGCGCTGATCGTCGAGGCGGGCGGCGACCGCTTCGCCATTCCGCAGCTGTCGGTCGTCGAACTGGTGCGCGTCCAGAACGACTCCGAGCCTTGCATCGAGCGGATCAAGGACACACCCGTGCTGCGGCTGCGCAACAAGCTGCTGCCGCTGGTGCAGATGTCCCATCTGCTCGGCGTCAACCCGGACGTGGCGGAAGCCTCGGTCGACTCCGACACCGGCTTCATCGTCGTCATGCAGGTCGGCAGCCAGACCTTCGGCGTGGTGGTGGACGCGGTCTTCCACACGGAGGAAATCGTCGTCAAGCCGATGTCGACGATGCTGCGCAACCTGACCATGTTCTCCGGCAACACCATCCTGGGCGATGGTGCGGTGATCATGATCATCGACCCGAACGGCGTCGCGGCGGCGATGGCCAGCCACGCCTCGAGCATGGTCGCGGAGGAAGAGCGCAAGGAGCAGGAAGAGGCAATCACGGCGGCCCTCGACGGCCAGTCGACGGTCTCCATGCTGCTGTTCCGCGCCGGTTCGGCCGAACCCAAGGCGGTGCCGCTGTCGCTGGTCACCCGGCTGGAGGAATTCGATGTCGCGAGCATCGAGCACTCCAACGGCCGCGATCTGGTGCAGTATCGCGGCGCGCTCATGCCGCTGGTCTACATCGACCCGGCGCAGACGCGCCGAGCCGAGGGCACGCAGCCGATGCTGGTGTTCTCCGATGCCGGCCGCTCGATGGGCCTCGTGGTCGACGAGATCGTCGACATCGTCGAGGACCGGATGAACATCGAGGTCGGCTCGGACCGGCCGGGCGTTCTCGGCTCGGCGGTCATCAAGGAGCGGGCGACCGAGGTGATCGATCTCGGCTACTTCCTGCCGCAGGCCTTCGAGGACTGGTTCATGCGCAAGGAGATGGACATCGCCGCGCTGACCAAGAAGGTGCTGCTGGTCGACGACAGCGCGTTCTTCCGCAACATGCTGACCCCGGTTCTCAAGGCGGCCGGCTATGACGTGACCGCCGTGCACAGCGCGGCCCAGGCCTTCGAGCTGCTGGAAAACGGCGACACGTTCCACGCGGTCGTGTCCGACATCGAGATGCCGGAAATCAACGGCTTCGAGTTCTGCGAGGCGCTCCGGCGCGACCCGCGGTTCCGCAAGCTGCCGATCCTGGCGCTGTCGGCGGTCGTCTCGCCGGCCTCCATCGAGCGCGGGCGCCAGGCCGGCTTCGACGACTATGTGGCCAAGTTCGATCGTCCGGGGCTGATCGCCTCGCTCAAGGACATGTTCTCCGGTGAAGTGGAGATTGCGGCATGA
- a CDS encoding DUF1134 domain-containing protein — protein sequence MHALCLALGLLAVLALDGARPALAQSEPVARPDEYSQAEMVNAGHRFFGQVSGGLASVIERAVSTYGQPNGYILGQEGSGALLAGARYGEGQLFTRNAGTHKVFWQGPSFGWDIGGDGARVMMLVYNLPSTDAIHRRYVGVNGSAYLVGGFGMTVLSNHDIYVVPVRAGVGARLGVNIGYLKFTPEPTWNPF from the coding sequence ATGCACGCCCTGTGCCTCGCGCTCGGCCTGCTCGCGGTCCTCGCCCTCGACGGCGCCCGTCCCGCACTGGCGCAAAGCGAACCGGTTGCCCGACCCGACGAATACAGCCAGGCGGAGATGGTCAATGCCGGTCACCGGTTCTTCGGCCAGGTTTCCGGCGGTCTCGCCTCGGTCATCGAGCGGGCCGTGTCGACCTACGGACAGCCGAACGGCTATATCCTCGGGCAGGAGGGCTCGGGCGCCTTGCTCGCCGGCGCGCGTTACGGCGAGGGGCAGCTCTTCACCCGCAATGCCGGTACCCACAAGGTCTTCTGGCAGGGCCCGTCCTTCGGCTGGGACATCGGCGGCGACGGCGCGCGCGTCATGATGCTGGTCTACAATCTTCCCTCCACGGACGCGATCCACCGGCGCTATGTCGGGGTGAACGGATCCGCCTATCTGGTGGGCGGCTTCGGCATGACGGTCCTGTCCAACCACGACATCTACGTGGTGCCGGTGCGCGCCGGCGTCGGCGCCCGGCTCGGGGTCAACATCGGCTATCTGAAGTTCACGCCGGAGCCCACCTGGAATCCTTTTTGA
- a CDS encoding response regulator: MKHCLVVDDSSVIRKVARRILEDLDFTISEAEDGLKALTACREHMPDAILLDWNMPEMDGLEFLLSLRREDGGDRPVVVFCTTENDVAHITRAMRAGANEYIMKPFDKDIVEAKFQEAGLI; the protein is encoded by the coding sequence ATGAAGCATTGTCTCGTCGTCGACGATTCCAGCGTGATCCGCAAGGTCGCCCGTCGCATCCTGGAGGATCTCGACTTCACGATCTCGGAAGCCGAGGACGGGCTCAAGGCCCTGACCGCCTGCCGCGAGCACATGCCGGATGCGATCCTGCTCGACTGGAACATGCCGGAGATGGACGGACTGGAGTTCCTGCTCTCGCTGCGCCGCGAGGACGGGGGCGACCGGCCGGTCGTCGTCTTCTGCACGACGGAAAACGATGTCGCCCACATCACCCGCGCCATGCGCGCCGGGGCCAACGAATACATCATGAAGCCGTTCGACAAGGACATCGTGGAAGCGAAGTTCCAGGAAGCCGGACTTATCTGA
- a CDS encoding YHS domain-containing (seleno)protein → MAAPARAPAQDFATDVMTGYALAGHDPVAYFIDRRPREGRPDHEVRWGESVWVFLNEGNRAAFEADPRTYAPAFAGCDPYALAAGFTTAGKPQLFALNGRRLLLFHSEINRFLFLADPRTYLAAAEDNAERLGCLAP, encoded by the coding sequence GTGGCCGCACCCGCCCGCGCGCCGGCTCAGGACTTCGCCACGGACGTGATGACCGGCTATGCGCTCGCGGGGCACGATCCGGTAGCCTACTTCATCGACAGGCGACCGCGCGAAGGCCGGCCCGATCACGAAGTGCGCTGGGGCGAGAGCGTCTGGGTGTTTCTCAACGAGGGCAACCGGGCGGCCTTCGAGGCCGATCCCAGGACCTATGCGCCCGCGTTCGCGGGCTGCGACCCCTACGCGCTGGCGGCGGGCTTCACGACTGCCGGCAAACCGCAGCTGTTCGCGCTGAACGGCCGGCGGCTGCTTCTCTTCCACTCCGAGATCAACCGGTTTCTGTTTCTCGCCGATCCGCGCACCTATCTGGCCGCCGCGGAAGACAATGCGGAGCGGCTCGGCTGCCTGGCGCCGTGA
- a CDS encoding chemotaxis protein CheW, with product MSNAENNGMNSDDVIQYVTVVIGGQLFGLPISQVHDVFVPDRVTRVPLAAPEVAGVLNLRGRIVTAIDMRKRLHLPERDENTPVMAVGIEHKGESYGLVIDTVGEVLRLSSGSQEPNPSNLDKRWAEISGGVHRLDGKLMIILDVARLFGAMVEQPKAAA from the coding sequence ATGAGCAACGCCGAAAACAACGGGATGAACTCGGACGACGTCATCCAGTATGTGACCGTCGTCATCGGGGGGCAGCTCTTCGGACTGCCGATCAGCCAGGTGCACGACGTCTTCGTGCCCGATCGCGTGACGCGCGTGCCGCTGGCCGCGCCCGAGGTCGCGGGCGTCCTCAACCTGCGCGGGCGGATCGTCACGGCGATCGACATGCGCAAGCGCCTGCATCTGCCCGAGCGCGACGAGAACACGCCGGTGATGGCGGTGGGGATCGAACACAAGGGCGAGAGCTACGGCCTGGTGATCGACACGGTGGGCGAGGTGCTGCGCCTGTCCTCCGGGTCGCAGGAGCCCAACCCGTCCAACCTCGACAAGCGCTGGGCGGAGATCTCCGGCGGCGTGCATCGCCTGGACGGCAAACTGATGATCATCCTCGACGTGGCGCGTCTGTTCGGCGCCATGGTGGAACAACCCAAGGCGGCCGCGTAA
- the chpT gene encoding histidine phosphotransferase ChpT, which yields MTSIDDLSALDLAALVASRVCHDIISPVGAITNGLEVLDEEDSEDMKEFAMDLIRKSARQASAKLQFARLAFGAAGSAGAEIDLGDAQSVASGFLANEKADLEWNVPRLLMGKNRVKLLLNLILLANQCVPRGGLIKVSMEGEASAPRFELRVTGSTTRVPAVLTDMMSGQEPERIDAHTVQPVYAMLLARDSGMNLEVVKEEDGVKITATTAE from the coding sequence ATGACCTCCATCGACGACCTTTCCGCCCTCGACCTCGCCGCGCTGGTGGCCAGCCGGGTGTGCCACGACATCATCTCCCCCGTCGGCGCCATCACCAACGGGCTGGAAGTGCTCGACGAGGAAGACAGCGAGGACATGAAGGAATTCGCGATGGACCTGATCCGCAAGAGCGCGCGTCAGGCTTCCGCGAAGCTGCAGTTCGCGCGTCTCGCCTTCGGTGCGGCCGGATCTGCCGGGGCGGAGATCGATCTCGGCGACGCCCAGTCGGTCGCCTCGGGGTTCCTGGCCAACGAAAAGGCCGACCTGGAATGGAACGTGCCGCGCCTGCTGATGGGGAAGAACCGGGTGAAGCTTCTGCTCAACCTGATCCTGCTCGCCAACCAGTGCGTGCCGCGCGGCGGCCTGATCAAGGTGTCCATGGAGGGCGAGGCGAGCGCCCCCCGCTTCGAGCTGCGCGTGACCGGATCGACCACGCGCGTGCCGGCGGTGCTCACCGACATGATGTCCGGGCAGGAGCCCGAGCGGATCGATGCCCATACGGTGCAGCCGGTTTACGCAATGCTTCTTGCACGGGATTCGGGAATGAATTTAGAAGTCGTTAAGGAAGAAGACGGTGTAAAAATCACCGCCACGACAGCTGAATGA
- a CDS encoding chemotaxis response regulator protein-glutamate methylesterase — MIAPSSAAATQGGAHPDSVRVMVVDDSVVIRGLLSRWVDADPALNLVASHRNGRLAVEDIERSNPDVVVLDIEMPEMDGLTALPLMLKKKRDLIVVMASTLTRRNAEISLRALSLGAQDYVPKPESNSEVTTSVDFRRELIEKVKALGQRRRASALRGRPMRAQTAAGKTVSQLPVSRGGEAAKGYTRMAAAPVAAPARVGFQTRPYSNVRPRIVAIGSSTGGPQALQQVLADIGPAIRDVPVVVTQHMPPTFTAILAEHLAKAAMRPAKEAEDGEVLKPGHVYVAPGGRHLTLTKDGGQPVARLEDGPPINFCKPAVDPLFDSVAKVYGSAALAVVLTGMGHDGANGVKTISAGGGSVIAQDEETSVVWGMPGAAAQTGVCCDILPVSRIGPKIVGLLSGGPR, encoded by the coding sequence ATGATCGCTCCTTCTTCTGCGGCGGCCACCCAGGGCGGCGCACACCCCGATAGTGTCCGGGTCATGGTCGTGGACGACAGTGTCGTCATTCGCGGCCTGCTCAGCCGGTGGGTCGACGCCGATCCCGCGCTCAACCTCGTCGCCTCGCATCGCAACGGCCGTCTCGCGGTCGAGGACATCGAGCGCAGCAATCCGGACGTGGTCGTCCTCGACATCGAGATGCCGGAGATGGACGGCCTCACGGCACTGCCGCTGATGCTCAAGAAGAAGCGCGATCTCATCGTGGTCATGGCCTCGACGCTGACGCGGCGCAACGCGGAAATCAGCCTGCGCGCCCTGTCGCTCGGCGCGCAGGACTATGTGCCCAAGCCCGAGAGCAACAGCGAGGTCACGACCTCCGTCGACTTCCGCCGCGAACTGATCGAGAAGGTCAAGGCGCTCGGACAGCGCAGGCGCGCGTCGGCGCTGCGCGGCCGGCCGATGCGGGCCCAGACGGCGGCCGGCAAGACCGTGTCGCAGCTTCCCGTGTCGCGCGGAGGCGAGGCGGCCAAGGGCTACACCCGCATGGCCGCCGCGCCCGTGGCGGCGCCCGCCCGCGTCGGGTTTCAGACGCGGCCCTATTCGAACGTGCGCCCGCGCATCGTGGCGATCGGCTCGTCGACCGGCGGTCCGCAGGCGCTGCAGCAGGTGCTCGCCGACATCGGCCCCGCGATCCGCGACGTGCCGGTCGTGGTGACCCAGCACATGCCCCCGACCTTCACCGCCATCCTTGCCGAGCATCTTGCCAAGGCGGCCATGCGTCCGGCCAAGGAGGCGGAGGACGGCGAGGTGCTCAAGCCCGGCCATGTCTATGTGGCGCCGGGCGGCCGCCACCTGACGCTGACCAAGGACGGCGGCCAGCCGGTGGCGCGGCTGGAGGACGGTCCGCCGATCAATTTCTGCAAGCCCGCCGTCGATCCGTTGTTCGACAGCGTGGCCAAGGTCTATGGCTCCGCCGCCCTCGCGGTCGTTCTGACCGGGATGGGCCATGACGGCGCCAATGGCGTGAAGACGATCTCCGCCGGCGGCGGAAGCGTCATCGCGCAGGATGAAGAAACCAGCGTCGTGTGGGGTATGCCGGGCGCAGCCGCGCAGACCGGCGTGTGCTGCGACATTCTTCCGGTGTCGCGGATCGGCCCGAAAATCGTCGGCTTGTTGAGTGGAGGCCCCAGGTGA
- a CDS encoding PAS domain-containing protein has protein sequence MRSGEAGSRQTRGETAGEDNAPSFDPHADRRAPEPPPASGLHAQEIKASGLHAQENKASGLHAQENKASGLHAQESKASGLHAQESKASGLHAQENKASGLHAQGRNPSGLHAQEIKASGLHAQEIKAPGLHAQGTEARAPAEPLTPGGPALDPGVCRDPDDRRAGAAPDDKARSDPPAPADFGRAEWEGAALRLALETATTPIYVCDRDYIIRFANDAYAGIESRDASDIIGRPVAETIGHDLFRLRKPNIDRALAGDAVSFRAWIWSRTERRGDQYEVSYHPVRDAAGRVTAVLARAEPIRPSEAPQASEQAYRKIFRLSQDGLLRLTPVRRPDGRPINYLIMEANPAIARAAARELRELEGALLFDVLARLLPGDLPARFAEVLATGAPQQFEYHHHLDAERGWWRISMFRSAEEELTVLFSNISATVDRRRELQVLTHRLGEDKRRLERLYRTAPALLVSLSDAGVVEEASEAFLDRLDRPRDEVIGRSFGELVAPEALDSLNEEIWPRLFRTRSVANEPCRLCVGPELSVVDVELSAQLLEDDSGMRKVTMMLTDVTRRNRALYESRRAERDYRLLVDRLPDLISRAHPDTTLFFANRHYIDFFGPDEEALMGRRFMELVPAKFREPLMAQLAAMTREHPVSMQEQVNHDHAGRARNILWISMLIHDLSGRPREILSIGRDVTPLREANNRLLDHASRLEAANESLKQFAFVASHDLQEPLRKIRLYADVMQTALGAEDEAELQSALEVIVRAARNGSRLISDLLSYTQATNRPLERTQLRVETVVAQVLDDLKEEIQAAGTAVEVETDPVPISADPVSLREIVYNLITNALKYRAADRTPHLRVRFQACADDEAHCLTVEDNGIGFDPEGAETMFQPFKRLHGRAVADGSGIGLAICEAAANRHGWTVTARGWPGTGARFEIRMPR, from the coding sequence GTGCGGTCCGGCGAGGCCGGAAGCAGACAGACCCGCGGGGAGACCGCGGGGGAGGACAACGCACCGTCGTTCGATCCACATGCTGACCGTCGCGCGCCGGAGCCCCCCCCAGCGTCGGGTTTGCACGCGCAGGAAATCAAAGCGTCGGGCTTGCACGCGCAGGAGAACAAAGCGTCGGGCTTGCACGCGCAGGAGAACAAAGCGTCGGGCTTGCACGCGCAGGAGAGCAAAGCGTCGGGCTTGCACGCGCAGGAGAGCAAAGCGTCGGGCTTGCACGCGCAGGAGAACAAAGCGTCGGGCTTGCACGCGCAAGGAAGAAACCCGTCGGGCTTGCACGCGCAGGAAATCAAAGCGTCGGGCTTGCACGCGCAGGAAATCAAAGCGCCGGGCTTGCACGCGCAGGGGACAGAAGCCCGGGCGCCGGCCGAGCCCCTGACGCCGGGCGGTCCTGCATTGGACCCGGGCGTCTGCCGCGATCCGGATGACCGACGTGCCGGGGCCGCCCCGGACGACAAGGCGCGATCCGACCCACCGGCTCCTGCCGACTTCGGGCGGGCGGAGTGGGAAGGCGCGGCGCTGCGCCTCGCTCTGGAGACGGCGACGACGCCGATCTACGTCTGCGATCGCGATTACATCATCCGATTTGCGAATGACGCCTATGCGGGAATCGAAAGCAGGGATGCGTCCGATATCATCGGGCGGCCGGTGGCCGAAACCATCGGCCATGACCTGTTCCGGCTGCGCAAGCCGAACATCGACCGTGCGCTGGCCGGGGACGCCGTGTCGTTTCGCGCCTGGATCTGGTCGCGGACCGAGCGGCGGGGCGATCAGTACGAGGTGTCCTACCATCCGGTCCGCGATGCCGCCGGGCGGGTGACGGCCGTGCTGGCGCGGGCCGAGCCGATCCGTCCCAGCGAGGCGCCGCAGGCCAGCGAGCAGGCCTACCGGAAGATCTTCCGTCTGTCGCAGGACGGGCTTCTTCGCCTGACGCCGGTGCGCAGACCGGACGGGCGGCCGATCAATTACCTGATCATGGAAGCCAACCCCGCGATTGCCCGCGCGGCGGCGCGCGAGTTGCGCGAGCTGGAGGGGGCCTTGCTGTTCGATGTGCTGGCGCGCCTGCTGCCGGGCGATCTGCCGGCCCGTTTCGCCGAGGTGCTGGCGACCGGCGCGCCGCAGCAGTTCGAGTATCACCATCACCTCGATGCCGAGCGCGGCTGGTGGCGGATCAGCATGTTCCGAAGCGCCGAGGAGGAGCTGACGGTGCTGTTCAGCAACATCAGCGCCACCGTCGATCGGCGGCGCGAGTTGCAGGTGCTCACGCATCGTCTGGGCGAGGACAAGCGCCGCCTCGAGCGCCTTTACCGAACCGCGCCGGCGCTCTTGGTGTCGCTGTCCGACGCCGGCGTGGTGGAGGAGGCGAGCGAGGCCTTTCTCGACCGCCTCGACCGCCCGCGCGACGAGGTGATCGGACGGTCCTTCGGGGAGCTCGTGGCGCCCGAAGCGCTGGACAGTCTGAACGAGGAAATCTGGCCGCGCCTGTTTCGCACGCGCAGCGTCGCCAACGAGCCGTGCCGCCTGTGCGTCGGTCCCGAGCTTTCCGTCGTCGATGTGGAGCTTTCCGCGCAGCTTCTGGAGGACGACAGCGGGATGCGCAAGGTGACGATGATGCTGACCGACGTCACCCGTCGCAATCGCGCGCTCTACGAAAGCCGCCGCGCGGAACGCGACTATCGTCTTCTCGTCGACCGCCTGCCCGACCTGATCTCGCGGGCGCATCCCGATACCACGCTGTTTTTCGCCAACCGTCACTACATCGATTTCTTCGGCCCCGACGAAGAGGCGCTGATGGGTCGGCGCTTCATGGAACTCGTGCCGGCCAAGTTTCGCGAGCCGCTGATGGCGCAGCTCGCCGCCATGACCCGGGAACACCCCGTGTCGATGCAGGAACAGGTCAACCACGATCACGCGGGCCGGGCGCGCAACATCCTGTGGATCAGCATGCTGATCCACGACCTGAGCGGGCGGCCGCGCGAAATCCTGTCGATCGGGCGGGACGTGACCCCGCTCAGGGAGGCGAACAACCGCCTGCTCGATCACGCGTCGCGGCTGGAGGCGGCGAACGAAAGCCTCAAGCAATTCGCCTTCGTCGCATCGCACGACCTGCAGGAGCCCCTGCGCAAGATCCGGCTCTACGCCGATGTGATGCAGACCGCGCTCGGCGCCGAGGACGAGGCGGAATTGCAGTCCGCGCTGGAGGTGATCGTGCGCGCGGCGCGCAACGGCAGCCGCCTGATTTCCGACCTGCTGAGCTACACGCAGGCGACCAACCGGCCGCTGGAGCGCACCCAGCTCCGGGTGGAGACGGTGGTGGCGCAGGTGCTCGACGACCTCAAGGAGGAGATCCAGGCCGCCGGCACGGCGGTGGAGGTCGAGACCGACCCGGTCCCGATCAGCGCGGATCCGGTCTCCTTGCGGGAGATCGTCTACAATCTGATCACCAATGCGCTCAAGTATCGCGCGGCCGACCGGACTCCGCATCTGCGGGTGCGCTTTCAGGCCTGCGCCGACGACGAGGCGCATTGCCTGACCGTTGAGGACAATGGCATCGGCTTCGACCCGGAGGGGGCGGAGACCATGTTCCAGCCGTTCAAACGCCTGCACGGCCGGGCCGTGGCCGATGGCAGCGGCATCGGGCTCGCCATCTGCGAGGCGGCCGCCAACCGGCATGGCTGGACGGTGACGGCGCGCGGGTGGCCGGGCACCGGCGCGCGCTTCGAAATCCGCATGCCCCGCTGA